The genomic DNA ctataacttttatttctatatttatttgtatattcccAGCTTcttaacagtgcctggcacactgtagatatctcaataagtatttgtgaaTGAGCATATGTGACTAATGAACATTTTCCCAAGAACTTTACTCTATAAAGATATAACCAACCAAAGTCAATGGGAGCTGAATGAGAGACaagcaaaaatgtgaaaatttggGTGGAAATCATGTGTGGAGATTATTCAGGGTAGGCATCTATGTAGCAGACAGGAGAAAGTCCACCTTTGTATAGAAACAGTCATTTTATTCAGCCTCCCCAGAATGACCCCATCAGCCCCATCACTTCCAACATCCTAGAGCACCCCTTGTAGCATCTATCTGCTACCAGCTATGGGTGTGCTTACACACTTCTGTTATAAACTTGCTATAAATGTCTGTTATAAATGTACATGTGCCTTTCATATATGGCCTCAGAGATCCTCCCCACTCCACTGGCCTAATGTCCACCCCATTAGCCAAGGCAAGACTCTCCCATGGCAAACAACATGTCTCAAAGGCACACTGGTTCTGTTAAGAGGCACAGTGAGTGATCCACTGGGAAAATATCTAATTCCAGCTTCTGGTCTCCAGCTATGTAGACCTTCAGACTTTAGGTCTCAAAGTTGATAAGGAAGAATTACCAATCCTGAAGTGGTCATCAATATTGCCCACAAATACAGCTTCATAATCTTCAGGCCTCTTCAAGTTGGGTGGTCTCTCCTCGGGATCTGATCCATATTCTCCCTGAAACCTCTTTTTGTTGCTCACAATGATTTTCTTCTTGCTGTCACCCTCGAGGAGGCTGATGAAGAGCTGCACCACCCGCAAAGCAGCTTCCCGGAATGGTACCACTATCAGTACCTGTGCAGAGAGCAACAGCAGCCTTAGTGGGGGCAAGAGGAAGGAACCGGATCTTGAGGTGAAACTGCTGAGGAAGTGGAGCTAAAAAGCTCCATGCAGAACAGTGGCTCCCAGCCAAGAAACATACCTACGTTACCCCCTTTGCACAGGGCCTGGCTCAACACCAGAAACTGAGCACCTTTCATAGCCCCAGCACCATGACCTGCGGACTTTGGACCCATCAGTCCATGTGAGACATTTCTCAAGCAGAATTTGGAAATACCTTTTACAATAAGCCAATGCCTCTAACAGATACGTCTACCAGTAAAAACTCAAGGACATAAACACATGAGCTCTTTGAGGGAAAGATTTCTGTGTCTCCCACAGAATTAGTGCAATATTTTTATCCTAAAGACACAGTGAATAAATACGTGccgaataaataaatgggacaagtagaaaagaaataaagcggGTAAGAAAAAGGATTAACCAGCATTACATTTTTAGTGCATTCTCTAGTACAGTCTTTCAGAAATGACAATAaagcatttctaaaaaaaaaaaatgaccacaaTTAAGGGGAAAAACAGGACTCAGCTTTCTAagcatattcaaaaatatttgaagttacTGTTGAGAATAAAAACCgaagatgcttaataaatggttAATTTCTAATTTCCTATTGTAAACAATGGACATAACCCCAGTTAAATCACGTAATTCACCAAATTATAATATGTTTCATAGATAATCTGCCTCTTATTCTCCTATGTAATTCTAAATGGAAACAAATAACCTTATAATCCTGATCTTCAAGCCCCAAGGAGTACAGTTACAGAGATGGTGGACCAATATTTAAGAGGACTGGGTTATTGTTCCACTAGTGACACTAAGTAAGCGTCAGGGCTTTGGTTTCCCCTGCTGTTACACAAGGGAGTTTGACTAAGAAATCTCTAAAGGCCACATTAGTATCAAATTTCTAGAATCCTATTAAACTCAatgagaaaattctaaaaagatgAGGCTTCTTCAATACGGAGAGATGCAGTTCAGGGCAGGGGGACAAGTCCTGGTTCTATAACATCATGAATAATGTAGACAGAATTGAAAGCCATTTCCTGTTAAGGCCTCAAATCCACTAGAGCGGTTCTATAACATCATGAATAATGTAGACAGAACTGAAAGCCATTTCCTGTTAAGGCCTCAAATCCACTAGAGCTTAGACTTATGAATACAAACTCATCACTTTAAGCAGCAATAACTTTACAGTGGcaaatgtaaatttttgctttCAAAGGCTGACATATGTATGTGGCTTAGTGAAGAGAATCTATGGTTCTTGTCTCATCTCTGCTACTCTTTCCCTGGTTCTCTTTAGCAAGGCCGTCTACGAATTTCTATGAATTTGGGGCTGTCCACAGCTGTAATATGGAGGGATTGGAAAAAAGGCTTATTAAGGTCCCATCCAGCTTTGACAACCACAAAGAAGAGATTTATAATGGAGTTTTATTTATATACTCTGGGTTTATCTTTAAGGAAAGTGTCATGAAGTGCCTCCTTCTCACGAGTTTCCAGCTACATCCACTGCCAGAAACAGCCCACTAAGCTGCTGCTGTGCTGCTCTGACACTACCTGGCCTACTTAATATGCTCACATTTGGGCTCATTCATTATGCCAGTCAATTATTAAAACACCCAAGTTCCTGCTAAGTGTCAGGCACCTCTATGGCAGTGCCTTGCAGCTTCCTTCTCGAGAGCAAAGCTTTCCTGCTGGACTCACCTTGGGCCTTGTTAACCCTTGGTCTCTGaagtcatcatcatcacccaCTCCAAACTTCTGGCTTCGGCGTCTGCTATTGTTGCCAAGCACCTGGGCGTTGGCTTTGAGGATGTGATTTATCACATGCAGGCAATACACATGGCGGATCTCTTCCCCGTTCTTCAGAGCAGTCCTTTCTGGGTAGAACAGGTCCCGGTAAGAATTCATAATTAAGAAGAGTTCTTTCTGGAGGGGGGTGAACGGGCTGCTTGATTTTTGGGGACCAGATAGGAACTGGCTGTTGGTCTTGGTCCAGGTGGATTCCAGAGGCTTCTGGAGATGAAGTGACTTTAAGTCAATATCCTTTGGGGGTTTAAATGTTTCCAACTTCTGAAACTTAGAGGAAAAAACAAGCTGGCCCAGAATAGGCCACTAGGGGAGAAACAGATCAAGAGCCaaattagaaatgaataacaGTAAATTACATTCACGTAGTACTATATTTAGCGAATTTTTTCATGATTTAtagatcatctcatttaatcctcacaacagccctgcaaGGTAGTTACCATGATACTCATGTTATAGTTTAGGAAGCGCTGAGGTTCATACAGAGGTATGATACAAAGTTTACACAGAAGAAAATGGAGCTGAGGGCTAGACCCCAAGGTTTCTGACTTCAAATCTGAGCTCTTCACCCTATCAGTTGTCCCACACTGTTCTGTGGAATATATTCTAGGAAGAGTCAACATTCATTCTAGAAACAAAGGGATTCCATGGTCAAATACTCTTGATAAACATCACAAAACTTAATTCCTCTGAGGGAGAGTCACAATGTACATTAGATACTAAAGGTGTTGACAAGTTCTATGACAAGAAATCTGTCCATTTTGTTTAAAACCTAAGGAatactattttctattttgtggGATACAAGTTTAAGAATTTTTGAATTATAGCTACATTGCTGATCTAAAAATAGGACAacctcagcaataaaaagaaataaattactgaTACCTAAAataacttggatgaatctccaaggaattatgctgagtgaaaaaaaaaaatctcaaaaggtTACATGCTGTATGagtcatttaacatttttaaaatgacaaaattatagaaatggagaccagattagaggttaccaggggttagaaatgggggtggggcggggtgcAGAGGGAGGTAGATATGGTTATAAAAGGGCAACAAGGATCCGTATTTTGCTGGAAATGTTCTGCATCTTGATGACAGGAGTAGATACAGGAACCTATGCATGACAGAATTGTATATAACTAAATATAGGCACAGGCATACACAGTTGAACAGGAGTAAGACCAGATTCAAGTAAGACTGGTAGATTATATCAATGTCAGTTTCCTGGCTGTGACATTACACTACGGTTCTACAAGATTTCACCATTGAGGAAAACTGGGCAAAGGGTACAAGATGTCTTTGTAtgatttcttacaactgcatgtttATCTATAATTATTCcctcaataaaaatttcaattaaaaaaaggaTGACCAACTCTCATGAATGGCATCAGTGGTaagaacaaagaagcaaaaactgCCCAATATCTGGATAGTTTGTGGACCTACCTCAGATatttcaaacaaatgaacaacagTAGTACCTACTGTTTTAATGAACACTGTTTTACTGAACACTATGTATTAGTAAACTATTCTATTttgagataggtattattatctccCTCTAGCAGACTAGAATAGTGAATAGCAAAAAAGCAGATGAACTTGCCGTGGGTCAAAATGTGACAGCTCCTTGAAAATGCTGGTCTCCAAATCCACTCTTACCCATCATTATATTATCTGGCACCCACACTCCAGCTTCCTGGTGCTTTTTCTAGCTACACCTGTGCCCCACTGGGCTCTTCTAGCCTTCCTATGCCCTGCTTCCCTATCGAGTCATCTACCACAGGTGTATATCATACATTCTGGGAGGCCACTAAAACCCAAGACCACTGTTTTATTTAGAGCTTTCTCTATTTGTGACTGGGATGACCAAGCAACACTTACTTTAAGCTCGTGGGTAGTTTTGGGATTTGTGGCAACagcctgaatttctttttctttcagttctttgttCACATGTTGAAGAAATGGAtctaattcagaaataaaaaatgtcagcACACTATGCAACTATAGAGGGGTTTTCTGGTCTTCCCCTGTGAAAGACGTGTTGATCTTCATTGTGTTAACTCATCCTTTTCTCCATTGACTTTCCCCATCCTCTGGCCAAGTCCAGAGCTTAAAAACTTCTGAAAGGTTcatctttctaaaacatttctCTAATTATATTACTTCCCAGCTTGAAAACTTTTGAAGAAACTTCTCAGCCTGGAATTCAGAGCACTTTAGGATATACCTCCAACCTGCAACTCCATTGTCATTTCTGGACTATATGGCCCTcaaattcttctgcctctgtgCTTTTCCTTCCTTCAACTAAAAATTCCAGCCTCTCCTTCACTTCATTTATGCATATCCAAATGTTATCAATTTAATGTTACCCACTGAATCACAATAAATACTTCCCAGGCTTACTGTGTTAGGCACAACGTTGTTCCCTAGATTCATCACTTTCTCAAGTTTCCTACCCTGCCCAACCCACCCATTccaacacatatacatatatacatgtctTATCTAGCAGACTGCAAGGTCTCTAAGAACAGGTTCCATGTCTGATTGATCTTGCACTGGGACACATAGAAATGACAAATACTCCACTGAATTGAACAAATGATCCACATGATAGCATCTGCACTCCAAGTAATCTTTAGTATTCTGAGCTAGCCACCCAACCTTCTCTCCCAGTCCCACTCATAAGAAACCGAACGAAGTTAAATGACCCATTCAAGCATCCAAACagtaaaatttcaaatgaaatgcATCTTGTATTAAATATCTAAGATTGAACAACAGGACATAAGAATTCTAGATGCTAATACATCTGTACGGGCAAAACAACCACAGAAATTATGGGACAGTCAAGCTTCCTAATGTTTCCTCCAAAGTTTCTAAGTTTTAATGGTTCAGAATGGAATTTGTACTAAAATCTACAAATTCTACCTGTCACTTCTTCTCCTGCAAAATAACCAACAGAACTAAATGAGTCAAATGAGgattaaaatttctgtttcattaaAGGTAAAGCTGGGTTGAAGAATGGCAATGATATCAATGAAGGCAATCAGGATACAGAACAAGACCAACCTGACTTGCCCACCCAGACACTGGCTGAGAAACTGGACTTCAGACAGCAGGAACCCATCAAAGCCTGCCATAGGCACGTCTTGACCACGTGATTGCCATGTGGTCACAGGAGTGGTCAAGAGTCTGTGGGAGGCAGGAGACACAGGGTAGGGCTTTTTGGCTTTTGAGGGTCTCCCTGGTAATAAAGACCACTCAGATTAGCCACCCCTGGGTCTTGCAAATCTGAAAAATTACTGCTCTAAAAAGGAACAGCAAGTGAGGGGTAGAGGaagtattttttcctctttttctttctctttcccttcttggGGAGAAAATCAGAAATCTTCCCCTGACCCCAATAATGAAAATGTGAGGCCTGGGAAGCTGGCCTTCCCTACCATTATTCTTAAGTTGTTTGTTCTCCTAAATAAATGTCCCCTCCAACCCCTAAACACTGAGTAAcccttgaaaaacacaaaataccttttagaattatttttcccaGCTCTAGATCTAGCCACTAAACTGTTTATTGCTGTTTGTTCCAATGATTCAATGTGTATTAGTACATAAATTCCATACTAAGCACCTGGTGAATTCAAATAACACACACTGCGCTATGACCTTGAGATGCTTTCAAAGAAGAGTTGTCTCCACTTTCCTCTTCCAGAAAATTGGTTTCCAGGCTGAACAGTGATTCGTGTTTTGCGTCTGTGAACTCTTCAGGGGATGCTTGTGATGTGCCCGGTGGCCCTTCCCCATCTTCTTTTCCCTCAGGGTCAGCAGATAAAGCTACATCTgcagttttgaaaaacattttataaaattatttactcaCAAATTATACTTCTGTTGACAAAATTTATTTCCTTAGGCTATACCAACAATAATGTTCATTGATACTATTTATATTTAGGTAAATTCAGTTAGAAAACATAGATTTCAAAATTAAGCCTAATCATCAACACATGATGCGTGATGGTGGGTTTTATGTCTTAATTTGGCTGGGACACAGTGCCCAGATATCTGGCCAAACATTATTTTGGATGTTTCTGCGAGGATGTTTTTGGatgagcattttatttatttatttatttatttatttatttattgagacagggtctggctctgtcacccaggctggagtgcagtggcatcatcttggctcactgcaacctccacctcctgggctcaagtgatcctcccacctcagcctcagcctcccgagtagctggaacgacaggcatgcaccaccatgcccggctaatttttgtatttttctgtagagatggggtttcgccatgttggccaggctggtctcgaactcctaagctcaatcgatctgcctgcctcagcctcccaaagtgctgggattacaggcgtgagccagttcTCTttctcatatacacacatatcctattggttctgtttctctggagaattcgAATTAATATACCCAGTTCTAGTTCTAGGAACTTATTCTAAAATAGTAACTAGACATAGTACACTAAGATGTACGTGACAGGATGTTCAAAGCAGCACTGATTGTAAGAAATAACTGGGGGAAAAAAGGTCTATCAATGGGGTATAATCATATTTTTACACTGGAATACTATGTAATTAAGAAGCTAATGTGAATCCACAGTCACAGATATAGGAAGTTACAGAAATGTATAAGGCCATTATACagatacacataaatatatatacatactcacatatataatcataaaaatgtaGTCTAAAAGGTTATATACAATGCTAAAGGTATTTATCTCTGGGTAGCAGGGACAGAGGGTAACTATATTACCCTCTTAAATGTttacagtaaatatatattatttttataatgataaaaaatattttcatttttaaaaatccaaaaaagcaaagaaaaatagaaacaaacaaactcctAAGTGTAAGTCAATGAATTTTTATCTCAGTAAAACTGATCAGTAAAATACCTGGAATGATATATAATaccaaaacatataaaaaaaaataaggctgtaAGAAAAATAGGCATTAAAATAATGAGATGTAAAAAGTCACCCAGATATATTCagacaatggaatgctattccaGCAACTAAAAGTAGTAAGCGACTAATACATGCACAACAcagataaattagaaaaacatgAGAAGCAAAAACAGCTAGACACAAAAGGAGtcatactgtatgattcaatatatattaatttctagaacaggcaaaactaatctatagtgacagaaggCAGGTCAGTGGCTGCCTGATGCCAAGGGTGGGGAACTGATTGCAAAAGGACAAGAAAAATTTTTGgaggtaatggaaatgttctgtatcttgatttggATGTATAcctttgtcaaaacccataagACTGTATATTTAAATTGGatatattttactgtatgtaaatgatACCTCAATGAAGGTGATTttgaagttaaagaaaaaagtcacctTGAAGTCTGAGTGAGACAGAGTCCCTGAAGCCTTCCCTAATTTACACTGGCAGTGTTCAACCACTCTGCCTCTCTTCAACACCTTATATCTAGCTGTTCCATGCGATCGCAAATctactgtttaaaaatttttatatatttttatgtctatCTTCCATCAAACTTGGTCTCCCTGAGAGAAGAACAGTAACCTCTTCAATAAATTCAGACAGTCACAAAGAGAGAACTGTGTTCTCCTACCTCTATATTAGGAGGTCTTTCACTAGTACTGGTGAAGTCCCTGAAATTACAAgcaaaaatgttatttctgcaTAGTTGTGCTAAGAAGGTTCTGTTtccatcagattctcaaagaTATAATCAAACCCAACAAGGTTAAATCCCTATTTTGGATTCATGTCCTTCCATCCAACTCACACAGTATACAAGGTACCATGCCCATGAGATGAACTGTCTATAGTTCTGGCAAAGATGATGAGCCTATACTAGACACTTACTCTCTGGACTTTCAGTAGACTCTGCAGCCATCTCTTCTTCCACACTGACATCACTACCACCATCTTCATCGTTCATTTCTGCACCATCTACAATgctgtcttcttcctcttcctcctcctcatcttcctcttcttcctcagaaacaTTCTTTAATGTAGCAAGTAGTTTGTGGTAGCCAGAAACTTGCTCTGGTTCACTCTCTGATTCACTTTCAGAATCTGAAGAATCTGAACTCTCTGactaaaaggaaaaggagaatttTAAGAACAAAAACTGCATTGTTCTCATTGTTACCCTAAAACTATCATCAAGCCAACATCTATTCAACGAAGCCCAAAttcaaatttacttaaaattgcTAATCTAGCTATGATTCTAGAAGCTCTTCATATTCTCCAAACTGCTACTGCCccacttttaaaacataaaacttcaGGTTATGAGATCTAATTTATGTCCCAGGCATAAGGCCATAGGTTTAATAGAACAACAGGATAATTAcaagacaacaaaagaaaacaggattttttttttttttagtttgttgtaACATGATAGGCCCTTTGTTCATTTTGCACTGTATTTGTGACTCCTTTATGCTAACCAAAAAAGATATTCCCTCTTAGGATTCACTAAGAGCCCTCTGATAAGCCTCTGTAACGGCCTAATAGGCTAGTCTCCCTGGACAATTTCAAACTGTGGCTTCTGTATTAGATATCACAATGGCATTTTTATAGACATCTGcatttaaaattaagtaatacTGCCAAAATAATAGCTTGCATCTGAAATCAAAAGGAATAGAAATGTAATCAAGCTTTATTACTAGATATAATCTTAGTGGCAACAACCCAAAACCAACTATTAAAAAGAAGGTATAAAGCATTACCAGTTGACAAATCTGTGGTTTTGCTTCCTTTCTGGAAACCCTAAAAAGAAACAGGCAATGTTACATTCTAATTACTAGTATGTAGAAATTGGGAAAAGGTCAAATGAGATGTTAAATGAAAAAGGCAGAATATaacattataaatacattttggaTATAGTCATGCAAAAATTACACGTGCACTTGGGCAAGGCTGGCAAGAATATGATTAATAACTGGCAAATGAAAAGTTTAAGAAGGTCACATGACAAACACTAGAGTCAGACATGGCTCTCATCCAAAAGAAGGATACAACTTGGCTAAATAAAAGATCTCGGGGTTCATGTTTTTCTAGCAAATTTCTTAATTAGAATGTCCCTCtaagctgggagcagtggctcacatctggaattccggcactttaggaggccaaggtgggagaatcactcgagcccaggagtttgagaccaacctgggtaacatacggagaccctgtctctacaaaaaataagaaaaattagcccggtgttgtgttgtgcacctgtagtctcggctactgggaaggctgaggcaggaggactgcttgagcccaggaggtggtggctgcagtgagccaggattgcagcACTGGATTCCAGCCGGGGCaacgaagtgagaccctgtctcaaaagaaaaaaaaaagaaaaagaaaaaaacaatgtccCTAACTGATGATAAAGCAGCCCAAAGTAGTGGGATGAGCATTGAGATCATAACTGCACCTAGACATTTCTAGAGAAACCACAACTGCTAATACACTTAGTTCCTTATCGTAATTGCATAAATCAATGATGTCCcaacaaattctttaaaaatacacaaaacatataATGTGACTATAactaacaatttattgtatattttcaaatggcTAGAAGAGCGGATTTTCAATGTTCCCAACGCAAAGAATtgatgtttgagatgatgaatatgctaattacccggatttgatcattacacattaggTACACGTAttggtatcaaaatatcacactgtatcccacaaatatgtacaatcattttagataagttaaaaataattataaaaacaggccaaggcggtggttcacgcctgtaattccagcactttgggaggccaaggcgggcagatcacctgaggtcagtagttcgagaccaccctggctaacatggtgaaaccccgtctctactaaaaatacaaaaaattgatcgggtgtggtggcaggcgcctgtagtcccagctacacgggaagctgaagcaggagaatcgcttaagcccaggagacggaggttgcagtgagctgagatcgcgccactgcactccagcctgggcgacaaaccgagactctgtcttaaaaaaaaaaattatatatatatttctacaaaaaattccTAGATCTCTGACCACATAAAAATCCGCCCccacagccgggcgcggtggctcacgcctgtaatcccagcactttgggaggccgaggtgggtggatcacctgaggtcaggagttcaagaccagcctggccaacatggtgaaaccccatctctactaaaaatacaaaaaattagccgggcgtggtggcgggcgcctgtaatctgagctacacgggaggctgaggcaggagaatcgcttgaacccgggaggaggcagagggtgcagtgagccaagatcgcgccattgcactccagcctgggcgacagagcgaaacaccgtctaaaaaaaaaaaaaatccttcccccCACACAACTGGTGTGTCTCTTAGCATGAAATTACGGGCTCAACAAAAAGGCCCGCGAAGCACTCAATCTCCCGGCGGGATGGCGCCAGAATCTCCCCAGCCGAGCACAGCAGGAGCCAGGGAAGCGTGAGAAAAGGCCGGAGCAGCACTATACGGGAGGCCAGAGGACCAAACCCGAGGATACATCTCTGGCAACTGCGGAACCCTGCCACGCCCCTTCAGACCTGTCATAGAAGGGATGCTCCTCGCCGAAATCTCGAAGatgtttcttctgctttttagTTAGGGTATTGAGTAGCTGGCTCTGGCTCCGGCTCCCGCGTTTGCCCATAGCGAAAACGTCAAGTTTGCCCACTTGCAAGAGTCGCGTTTTTCACCAGGAAGTTGTCCAGTCAACACAAGCACGTGGGCTCGCTGACGGCGCTTTACGGCGAAAGCAAGGTGCCGTAAAGCAGATCCGCTTTACGTCGCGCTCGTACGACAGGCTTAGAACATCCGGTTCCCGATTCTGCCCCCTACCGCAGCTCTTTGAAAGCACGGGCGTTGGTTCCCAGGTGTTCTCAGAGCCCTGGAACGTGGGCAGCTGGGCTTCCCGGGTTGCGTGAGTCCGGCCATGAGCTTTGTGCTTGTGTTTTGGTTATGGAAATCAGTCTGCGTAAATGTGTAGCAGCGGAGATAGTCGAATGCAGTGACTTTACAGTAtactgcaataaaaatataaaccaacATTTAAGGGTGCCTGAACATCTCGCTTCATCACCACAACAGTGTACGGATAGGTCTTGTTAATAAGCCTGgtgttgcagatgaggaaactggtgCTTAGAAAAGATAACACGctagcggccaggcgcggtggttcacgcctgtaatctcaacactttgcgaggccgagacgggcggatcacctgaggtcaggagttcgagaccagcatggccaaacatggcgaaacctcgtctctactaaaagtacaaaaaatagctgggcgtggtagcgggcgcctgtactcccagctactcaggaggtgaggcaggagaatcgcttgaacccaggacgtggaggttgcaatgagccgagatcattccactgcactccagcctattccagcctgggcgacaagagcgagactccatctcaaaaaaaaaaaaagaaagaaaagataacacgctagcaagagaagagagaaaaaccacAACTGATGCAACCACATGCTTTTACCCATTAGGGTCTGCCGCCTGCGTGTGTTATATCAATCATGGGGCCCACAAGTCTGAGATTCCCACCCTCACCCTACTCTCGCGTTTTCTGAAAGTATTGGAAGAGTCCCTGCAAACAAATCTGTTCCAGCATTCCTCATTTAATGACAGCAGAAACACATctagagaggtaaagtgactacTGAAATCACCCCAGTCAATGCTAGAAAAGGCTGTGAAACCCAATCCAGTGTCTCATAACTGAACTCGGACAAAACGGAATGGAAAAGCTTTTGAAGGTAAAGGAACCATCTTACATTTTGATCATGCTGGTAGTTACACCTTGTATACAATAAGAAAAGTTAAACTGTACAATTAAAGTGGGTGaattttaatgtatgtaaataacacctaaataaacaggaaaaagcaaaaatataaaagtagactCAGTATTCTAGGGATTTGCAAAGTGTGCAGGGCTGCTTGAGACCACAGGATAAAGATGGTGAGACCCTTTTCCTAATAGTAACTTATGATACCACGTTCTATAGAAACGGAGTGCTTAAATCATAAGCCGCAGAATTCACTTGAATATTTAAGGTAAAACAGGAGCGTCCAAAATAAGAGAAATGAGAAGCAAAATAATAGCTCTGCTATTGGAGTGCTACTGTGGGAAATTTGGGTTTTGCCTGATGCTATGTCACACCATAGAAGTTGTAATAAAACTATTAGAATGTGATTCTTGTCAGTTCTAGTGACCATCTACTATTCTTAATTAGATTCGGAagctggggtggggaagggaggacaGGGCCAGAGAATATAAGGAACACATGCAAACAGCGTGGGTGGTGCCCAGCAGCTGGGCCAGCCAAGGAACCCATAAATAGCCATTTGTCTTGTATGTAATTTCAAGATAAAAGGTACAGTCACTTAGGTCAACAAAAGCCTGTTTGCAAGATGTCATCATATATTTTAAGGTGCCGACCACAGTATAACTTGGCTATAACAATAAAGAGCCATCCTTTTTCCCCCTCCCAACATATCCCAAGTGCCCCAGTTTCCCTCCCCAGAGGCAGCCACTTTCTTGGTGTTCTTCCAGAGATCTTCTATGA from Nomascus leucogenys isolate Asia chromosome 5, Asia_NLE_v1, whole genome shotgun sequence includes the following:
- the UTP25 gene encoding digestive organ expansion factor homolog; the protein is MGKRGSRSQSQLLNTLTKKQKKHLRDFGEEHPFYDRVSRKEAKPQICQLSESSDSSDSESESESEPEQVSGYHKLLATLKNVSEEEEEDEEEEEEEDSIVDGAEMNDEDGGSDVSVEEEMAAESTESPENVALSADPEGKEDGEGPPGTSQASPEEFTDAKHESLFSLETNFLEEESGDNSSLKASQDPFLQHVNKELKEKEIQAVATNPKTTHELKWPILGQLVFSSKFQKLETFKPPKDIDLKSLHLQKPLESTWTKTNSQFLSGPQKSSSPFTPLQKELFLIMNSYRDLFYPERTALKNGEEIRHVYCLHVINHILKANAQVLGNNSRRRSQKFGVGDDDDFRDQGLTRPKVLIVVPFREAALRVVQLFISLLEGDSKKKIIVSNKKRFQGEYGSDPEERPPNLKRPEDYEAVFVGNIDDHFRIGVAILQRSIRLYAPFYSSDILIASPLGLRTIIGGEGEKKRDFDFLSSIELLIIDQADIYLMQNWEHVLHLMNHMNLLPLDSHGVDFSRVRMWSLNNWSKYYRQTLLFGALQDAQINSVFNKYCINMQGQVAVRNVPMTGSISHVLVQLPHVFQRMEAENLASVIDARFNFFVNKILPQYRDAVMSHTFIYIPSYFDFVRLRNYFKKEELNCTHICEYTQKSGVSRARHFFLQGQKQFLLFTERFHFYKRYTIKGIRNLIFYELPTYPHFYSEICNMLRATNRGEEATWTCTVLYSKYDAQRLAAVVGVERAAQMLQSRKNVHLFITGEK